The sequence CCAGGTAGGGTGCGCCGATGAAATCGATGACGACGTCGATGTCGCGAGCGATCTCATCGAACGGCGTCGCCGCAGGATCGATCGCGACGTCGAGACCGAGCGCTGTCGCTCTCTCGAGCTTATCGGCGGTGCGCGAGGTGCCGAAAACCGTGCAGTCGCGGGCCTTTGCGAGCTGAAGCGCGGCGATACCGACACCCGAGCCGACGGCGTGGATCAGAACTCGTTCGCCCCGCGCGAGCGCACCCTGCGTGTAGAGCGCGTCGTGCGCGGTGACGTACGCTTCGGGGATCGCACCGGCGTCGATATCAGCGACCGCATCGGGCAAGAGCATCGATAGGTGCTCGCGCGTGAGCAAGTACTCGGCCTGCGCACCGCCGCCGACGAGGCCGAAAACACGTTGACCTACCTTTCGCGCGGTGACGCCCGGTCCGATCGCGTCGACGACGCCCGAGAATTCGAGGCCGGGGATGTCCTGCGGGGAATCGGGCGGCGCGGGATAGCGGCCCTCTCGCTGCATGAGGTCGGCTCGGTTGACGCCGGCAGCGAAGATGCGCACGAGGATCTCATCGCCGCGAGGTTCTGGTTTCGGGCGATCGACGACCGCTAACACATCGGGACCGCCAGGTCGCGTGATCACCAGGGCCTTCATGCGAGCACCCG comes from Candidatus Eremiobacteraceae bacterium and encodes:
- a CDS encoding NAD(P)H-quinone oxidoreductase, encoding MKALVITRPGGPDVLAVVDRPKPEPRGDEILVRIFAAGVNRADLMQREGRYPAPPDSPQDIPGLEFSGVVDAIGPGVTARKVGQRVFGLVGGGAQAEYLLTREHLSMLLPDAVADIDAGAIPEAYVTAHDALYTQGALARGERVLIHAVGSGVGIAALQLAKARDCTVFGTSRTADKLERATALGLDVAIDPAATPFDEIARDIDVVIDFIGAPYLEQNLKALRTRGRLIVVSTLGGTAASLPLRTLMTKRLRINGTMLRARPYDEKVEATRAFEREGVPLLANGSMRVPVDGVFKLEDAAEAHERIAKDRNFGKLVFSLV